CTTCAAGCCTGAAGGATGCGTTAAATGAAATTGAACAAAAATATGAAAAAGAACATCAAACGATAGATTTAAAGTTTAACTATGGAGCTTCAGGAACTCTTGCCCAGCAAATAAAATCAGGTGCGCCTGTAGATCTATTTATTTCTGCAGCTGAAGATAAAGTAGACATGCTCGTTGAAGATAATAAGATAAATAAAGAGGATAAAAAATCGCTACTTAAAAATCATCTCGTGCTTATCTCTAGTAGTCCAATCAATAATGTACAAGATTTAGCTTCTAATAAAATAGGAAAGATTGCACTGGGTAACCCTGAACTCGTTCCTGCGGGAGCATATGGTAAACAAATGCTAGAAAATGCTGGTCTTTATCAAAAATTAAAAAATAAATACATTTTAACTAAAGATGTGAGACAAGTTTTAACTTATGTAGAGACAGGAAATGTGGAAGCTGGCATTGTATATACTTCAGATCTGAAATCTAGCGAAAAGATAAAGTATTCGTTTACAATACAAGATACAATGCATGATAAAATTATATATCCAGCAGCGATTATAAAAGATACGAAGCATAAAGAAGATGCTCAACAGTTCTTTAACTATGTAGCACACCCTGATACACTTAAAATATTTGAGAAATATGGTTTTGATTCAATATCATAAGAGGTGAAAAAAGTGGATAAACAGCAGCAGTTAGAAAATTTTTTCAATAAGCAATCGAAGTGGCAAACATCATATTTAGCTTTTAGAGAGATATTGAAAGAAAAAGAGTTAGAAGAAGATTATAAGTGGATGCATCCATGTTATACGTTAAGTGGGAAAAATGTTGTGCTAATGCATGGTTTCAAATCTTATGCTGCATTGTTATTTCATAAAGGAGCATTGATAGAGGATAAATACAATATGCTCATTCAGCAAACGGAAAATGTTCAGTCAGCAAGACAG
Above is a window of Macrococcoides canis DNA encoding:
- the modA gene encoding molybdate ABC transporter substrate-binding protein; this encodes MKKLFVILSAVLLLSACNQTDEIKQQKDKKIITVSAASSLKDALNEIEQKYEKEHQTIDLKFNYGASGTLAQQIKSGAPVDLFISAAEDKVDMLVEDNKINKEDKKSLLKNHLVLISSSPINNVQDLASNKIGKIALGNPELVPAGAYGKQMLENAGLYQKLKNKYILTKDVRQVLTYVETGNVEAGIVYTSDLKSSEKIKYSFTIQDTMHDKIIYPAAIIKDTKHKEDAQQFFNYVAHPDTLKIFEKYGFDSIS